From the genome of Gemmatimonadota bacterium, one region includes:
- a CDS encoding peptide ABC transporter substrate-binding protein codes for MRPARILFSLFAGLATLAVVSVSSGQPGQPGQPGQPGQPGQQPRTNSVGKVMPPDAASLSQQVIRVMNMEPRSIDSGIHPYDDEGLVMRPFETLMWRDEFMRPVPGAAERYERSEDGLTWTFYLRPGARWSDGRPVTAHDFVYTFRRNIDPASANIYANFYYDFKNARAINQGLIDDVTTLGVRALDDLTLVIETEQPTPYLLHIISFPDTFPAPRWAIEKYGRKWTEQGKIVTNSGFKLSEWVSGSHIKYVPDPMYNGPHKPFLEQVVQLFREPAAANILPYENDEVDMEAVDLAELRRIQDDPRLSKEIVRSPSYQTWYFIFRTREPPFDDVRVREAFARVIDRESICRVILQGAGIPAYSMIPPGFDAYAGPEYEPIQGYDPERARALMAEAGYPSGRGFPTVETWLRAPNPITRRIAEAVQGMVRNHLGVDITFRSADMGSYMSALFDWQIPLGFIAWGADYLDPRNMLDMTWHSRPRGAQRQDWTHPDFDNLVDRAVGESDPARRTGIYKDAERILVSDFGGAFVYHPIGYGLRKPWLKGYSRQPDGTVGSLLWTEVYISER; via the coding sequence ATGCGTCCGGCACGTATACTGTTCTCCCTGTTCGCCGGCCTGGCGACCCTGGCCGTCGTCTCCGTATCTTCCGGCCAGCCTGGCCAGCCCGGCCAGCCTGGCCAGCCCGGCCAGCCTGGCCAGCAACCGCGCACGAATTCGGTGGGCAAGGTCATGCCTCCCGATGCCGCTTCCCTGTCGCAGCAGGTCATTCGCGTGATGAACATGGAGCCGCGCAGCATCGACTCCGGCATCCATCCTTACGACGACGAGGGGTTGGTCATGAGACCCTTCGAAACGCTGATGTGGCGCGATGAATTCATGCGGCCCGTTCCGGGGGCGGCCGAGCGGTACGAGCGATCCGAGGACGGCCTGACCTGGACCTTCTACCTGCGGCCCGGAGCCCGGTGGAGCGACGGACGACCGGTCACCGCCCACGATTTCGTGTACACGTTCCGGCGGAACATCGATCCCGCATCGGCGAACATCTACGCGAATTTCTACTACGACTTCAAGAACGCCCGCGCGATCAACCAGGGGCTGATAGACGATGTCACAACACTGGGCGTCCGCGCGCTGGACGACCTGACCCTGGTCATCGAAACCGAACAGCCAACGCCCTACCTCCTGCACATCATATCGTTCCCGGACACCTTCCCTGCGCCTCGATGGGCGATTGAAAAGTACGGCCGCAAATGGACCGAGCAGGGCAAAATCGTCACCAACAGCGGCTTTAAACTGTCCGAGTGGGTCTCCGGGAGCCATATCAAGTACGTGCCGGATCCCATGTACAACGGTCCGCACAAGCCCTTCCTGGAACAGGTTGTCCAGTTGTTCCGGGAGCCCGCGGCAGCCAACATCCTGCCCTACGAAAACGACGAAGTAGACATGGAAGCGGTCGACCTGGCGGAACTGCGCCGCATCCAGGACGATCCCCGGCTCAGCAAGGAGATCGTCCGTTCGCCGAGTTACCAGACCTGGTACTTTATTTTCAGGACCCGGGAACCCCCCTTTGACGATGTCCGCGTCCGTGAAGCCTTTGCCCGGGTCATCGACCGCGAGTCGATCTGCCGCGTGATTCTCCAGGGCGCCGGCATCCCGGCCTATTCCATGATTCCGCCGGGATTCGACGCCTACGCGGGACCCGAGTACGAGCCGATACAGGGATATGACCCGGAACGGGCCAGGGCGCTCATGGCGGAGGCCGGCTATCCGAGCGGACGGGGCTTCCCGACCGTAGAGACGTGGTTGAGGGCGCCCAACCCCATTACCCGCCGTATTGCCGAGGCGGTCCAGGGCATGGTGAGGAACCATCTCGGGGTGGACATCACCTTTCGCAGCGCCGATATGGGTTCCTACATGAGCGCTTTGTTCGACTGGCAGATTCCTCTCGGATTCATCGCCTGGGGGGCAGACTACCTGGATCCGAGGAACATGCTGGACATGACCTGGCATTCCAGGCCGCGGGGGGCGCAGCGACAGGACTGGACCCATCCCGACTTCGACAATCTCGTGGACCGGGCGGTCGGGGAATCCGACCCCGCACGGCGCACGGGGATATATAAGGACGCCGAACGTATCCTGGTGTCCGACTTCGGCGGGGCATTCGTCTATCATCCCATCGGTTACGGCCTGCGCAAGCCCTGGTTGAAGGGGTACTCCAGGCAGCCCGACGGGACGGTGGGAAGCCTACTGTGGACCGAAGTCTACATCAGTGAACGTTGA
- a CDS encoding aminotransferase class V-fold PLP-dependent enzyme: MTGEKPAIPAEQRINMSCGQTPLSPACLAAIGKQLVEPVYYAHYPKVEKETCLMLKQLMHTENGPMLIPGSAVYGLEAAMLGTVEPGDRVLTVQTGVFGRLLTELSRFAGGDTAEVALEEGQSVDPETIRARLLDDPEIRQVALVHCETTTGTLNPIESIGRMLKDEFPHVIYMVDCVSSFGGVEVRVDDWGIDLLVTTPQKCLNAPQGLAIVVASEKAWDKIENLRNAPRAMCLDLHSWRRYGMEGGAAMGYNSLEEGSVPRAKKPHPRDWPVHGPHASYTLVAGLHASLKAIMDEGPDQVYRRQYVASRAVHAALRAMGLGILAETEASAAPVATRIVLPDHLDAAELNRILFEEHGIAISSLARIGTMGFMAVPEHVLRTISALEQTLDKMGWEVEKGAGVAAAQDVLERSEVFNAWIRRASPRNPRLDPRMTRPS, encoded by the coding sequence ATGACTGGTGAAAAACCTGCCATTCCCGCGGAACAGCGCATCAACATGAGTTGCGGGCAGACGCCCCTCTCGCCTGCCTGTCTCGCGGCCATCGGGAAGCAGCTCGTGGAGCCAGTCTATTATGCCCATTATCCCAAGGTCGAAAAAGAAACGTGCCTCATGCTCAAGCAGCTGATGCATACCGAAAACGGCCCCATGCTCATACCGGGATCCGCCGTGTACGGTCTGGAAGCGGCCATGCTCGGTACCGTGGAGCCCGGAGACCGCGTGCTGACCGTCCAGACCGGCGTCTTCGGCCGGCTGCTGACGGAACTGTCCAGGTTCGCGGGCGGGGATACGGCCGAGGTCGCACTCGAGGAAGGGCAGTCAGTCGACCCGGAAACGATCCGCGCCCGACTGCTTGACGACCCGGAAATCAGACAGGTCGCACTGGTCCACTGTGAGACCACGACCGGTACTTTGAATCCTATCGAGTCCATTGGACGAATGCTGAAGGACGAGTTTCCCCACGTGATCTATATGGTGGACTGCGTGTCGTCCTTCGGTGGGGTCGAGGTGCGCGTCGACGACTGGGGCATCGATCTGCTCGTCACCACGCCCCAGAAGTGCCTGAACGCACCCCAGGGCCTGGCGATCGTGGTGGCCAGCGAAAAGGCGTGGGACAAGATCGAAAACCTGAGGAACGCGCCGCGGGCCATGTGTCTCGATCTCCATTCCTGGCGGCGCTACGGCATGGAGGGAGGTGCCGCGATGGGGTACAATTCGCTTGAAGAGGGGAGCGTTCCCCGGGCAAAAAAACCTCATCCGCGGGACTGGCCCGTCCACGGCCCCCACGCGTCATACACCCTGGTCGCGGGGCTGCACGCCTCGCTGAAGGCCATCATGGACGAGGGGCCGGACCAGGTCTACCGCCGCCAGTACGTCGCGTCGAGGGCGGTCCACGCAGCACTGCGGGCCATGGGTCTCGGCATCTTGGCCGAAACCGAAGCGTCGGCCGCGCCCGTGGCGACCCGCATCGTGTTACCGGACCATCTGGATGCGGCCGAGTTGAACCGGATCCTCTTTGAAGAGCACGGTATCGCGATCAGCAGCCTCGCCCGGATCGGGACCATGGGCTTCATGGCCGTTCCGGAGCACGTGCTGCGGACGATATCGGCGCTGGAGCAGACCCTTGACAAGATGGGATGGGAAGTGGAGAAAGGCGCGGGCGTAGCCGCCGCACAGGATGTTCTCGAACGTTCGGAGGTCTTCAACGCCTGGATCCGAAGAGCCAGTCCCAGAAACCCTCGTCTCGATCCTCGTATGACCCGTCCCTCGTGA